The following proteins are encoded in a genomic region of Vibrio tasmaniensis:
- a CDS encoding integron integrase — MQKSPFLAYIQEYMLARHYALRTTKAYIYWIHQYILYHDKKHPKSLTSRHVEDFLTHLVIDKKLAQKTQSLALNALVFLYKEIIQEPIELDMQFRRSDKSRKLPTVMTPEEIGRFFNHCSPNFKLPYQLMYGSGLRLMECLRLRMQDIDYDYKSVRVWQGKGGKNRIVTIAPELFPAIKLQQQKSAEYHQQDIHDEAFSGVYLPDSLAKKYPSAERSLNWQFLFPSARLAPDLRTGVLRRHHIHPTALQKHIKVASQKADIEKDISCHTLRHSFATHLLQSGADIRTVQEQLGHADLKTTQIYTHIIDRGANGVVSPLSKIFVK; from the coding sequence ATGCAAAAATCACCATTTCTAGCGTATATACAAGAGTATATGTTGGCGAGGCACTATGCTCTTCGTACTACAAAGGCGTACATTTATTGGATTCACCAGTACATTCTTTATCATGATAAAAAGCATCCCAAAAGTTTGACTTCGAGGCATGTAGAAGACTTCCTCACGCACTTAGTTATTGATAAGAAATTAGCACAGAAAACACAAAGCCTCGCCCTCAATGCGCTGGTCTTTTTATACAAAGAGATCATTCAAGAACCCATAGAACTTGATATGCAGTTTCGCCGTTCAGACAAATCTCGAAAGTTGCCAACGGTTATGACTCCAGAAGAAATTGGCAGGTTCTTTAACCACTGCTCTCCTAACTTCAAATTACCTTACCAATTAATGTATGGGTCAGGCCTACGCTTGATGGAGTGTCTGCGCTTACGAATGCAAGACATCGACTATGACTATAAATCGGTGCGAGTGTGGCAAGGAAAAGGAGGAAAGAACCGTATAGTGACAATAGCCCCCGAGCTTTTTCCCGCAATCAAGTTACAACAACAGAAATCCGCAGAATACCATCAGCAAGATATACATGATGAAGCTTTTTCTGGTGTATACCTGCCCGATTCTCTAGCTAAAAAATACCCGAGTGCAGAAAGAAGCTTAAATTGGCAATTTCTTTTCCCTTCTGCTCGTCTGGCACCCGATTTGAGAACCGGTGTATTGCGTAGGCATCATATTCATCCAACAGCGTTACAAAAACACATTAAAGTAGCGAGCCAAAAAGCCGACATTGAGAAAGACATCTCCTGCCACACTTTGCGGCATTCATTTGCTACACATCTTCTTCAAAGCGGTGCAGATATTAGAACAGTTCAAGAACAACTGGGACACGCCGATCTAAAGACAACGCAAATATATACTCACATCATCGACAGAGGGGCCAACGGCGTTGTTAGTCCACTTTCAAAAATATTCGTTAAGTAA
- a CDS encoding cytochrome P450, translating into MKRIEQLPMPPTSGVLGHVSYLKKSNVHQQMLCWIKEYGAHFRLKLGMKDVLVLSDAAQIKSVLKSRPDEFRRLKNIESVFDEVGLNGIFSAEEERWKHQRKLTEPMFQPSHLKYFHPQLSVITERFGKHLEMLAESGEVVELVAEFKKYTVDVTSLLAFGEDFNSIEQTTVPLSKSLQNVFPVINQRCSSPIPLWRFFKTRKDKQFDASLEEIGHFVYGCIETQRARLVREPTLKDSPENMLQIMLLEQEQDSSLTDQDIVANAITLLLAGEDTTANTLAWMAFLVSGNRSSELALQDELDALGKRKVLEWPLPRTPYMTAVMYEAMRLKPVAPQLYLEPTRDTQIGDIQVKKGTPVFVMLHANGFDPDLFEDPTTFNPNRWIEKDGASFSNLQPFGGGARLCPGRSLAMMEIKLAFHTLFKEFSIEPQQAPETVVEQFAFTMSPVGFNVKITKRS; encoded by the coding sequence ATGAAGCGAATTGAGCAACTACCAATGCCACCCACTTCTGGTGTTTTAGGACATGTGAGTTATTTAAAAAAGTCCAATGTTCATCAGCAAATGTTGTGTTGGATTAAAGAGTACGGTGCTCATTTTCGGTTAAAGCTAGGCATGAAAGATGTACTTGTATTATCCGACGCAGCTCAAATCAAGTCCGTATTAAAGTCTCGACCTGATGAGTTTCGCCGCCTAAAGAATATAGAGAGTGTCTTTGATGAAGTCGGTCTTAATGGCATATTCTCTGCTGAAGAGGAACGTTGGAAGCATCAACGGAAACTAACAGAACCTATGTTTCAGCCAAGTCACCTGAAATATTTTCACCCCCAGTTAAGCGTGATTACAGAACGTTTTGGAAAGCACCTTGAAATGCTCGCAGAATCAGGAGAAGTGGTCGAACTCGTAGCAGAGTTTAAAAAATACACGGTCGATGTGACATCGCTACTGGCCTTCGGCGAGGACTTTAACTCTATAGAACAAACGACGGTGCCACTAAGTAAAAGCTTACAAAACGTGTTTCCAGTAATAAATCAGCGCTGTAGCTCTCCCATTCCATTGTGGCGTTTTTTCAAAACAAGAAAAGACAAGCAGTTTGATGCCAGTTTGGAAGAGATCGGGCATTTCGTTTATGGGTGTATTGAAACACAACGAGCACGTCTGGTTCGCGAACCAACCCTTAAAGATTCACCAGAAAACATGCTGCAAATCATGTTATTGGAACAAGAACAAGATTCATCATTAACTGACCAAGATATTGTTGCCAATGCTATTACCCTTCTATTAGCGGGAGAAGATACCACAGCGAATACACTGGCTTGGATGGCGTTCTTAGTCAGCGGTAATCGTAGTAGTGAGTTGGCCTTACAAGATGAACTTGACGCCCTAGGGAAGAGAAAGGTCTTAGAATGGCCGCTTCCTCGAACACCTTATATGACAGCGGTGATGTATGAAGCGATGCGATTAAAGCCGGTAGCGCCACAACTTTATTTGGAACCCACACGAGACACGCAGATTGGTGACATCCAGGTAAAAAAAGGGACGCCAGTTTTTGTGATGCTACATGCGAATGGTTTTGACCCAGATTTATTTGAAGATCCAACAACGTTTAACCCGAATCGTTGGATAGAAAAAGATGGCGCTTCGTTCTCTAACCTTCAGCCATTTGGTGGAGGAGCAAGGCTATGCCCTGGACGCTCATTGGCCATGATGGAAATTAAACTCGCCTTTCATACATTGTTTAAAGAATTCAGCATCGAACCACAACAAGCCCCTGAAACTGTAGTTGAACAGTTTGCGTTCACGATGTCTCCCGTTGGGTTTAATGTGAAAATAACCAAGCGAAGCTAG
- a CDS encoding DUF3465 domain-containing protein encodes MKKFITLFLVLLCFGVSHVQANDARLKQAYQNHQSDVQVRGSGLVSRLLPDDNKGSRHQKFILRLDSGQTLLVAHNIDLAPRIQGLRKGDRVEFYGEYEWNKKGGVMHWTHKDPRNHHAHGWLKHNGKIYE; translated from the coding sequence ATGAAAAAGTTTATTACTCTATTTTTGGTATTGCTCTGCTTTGGTGTCAGCCATGTTCAGGCCAATGATGCGCGACTTAAGCAAGCTTACCAAAATCACCAAAGTGATGTTCAAGTACGTGGCTCGGGTTTAGTTTCACGATTGCTTCCAGACGATAATAAAGGCTCTCGACATCAGAAGTTTATCTTAAGGCTCGACAGCGGACAAACTTTGCTGGTGGCACATAATATTGATTTAGCTCCTCGTATTCAGGGATTGAGAAAGGGCGATAGAGTTGAATTTTATGGAGAGTATGAATGGAACAAGAAAGGTGGCGTAATGCACTGGACTCACAAAGATCCTCGGAATCACCATGCTCATGGCTGGCTGAAGCATAATGGGAAAATATACGAGTAG
- a CDS encoding TIGR03643 family protein — MMLSKETESRIIEMAWEDRTPFEAIELQFGLNESEVIRLMRSRLKLGSFKLWRTRVSGRSTKHVKLRSSDVSRGYCPTQYKHR; from the coding sequence GAATCAAGAATTATTGAAATGGCATGGGAAGACAGAACGCCGTTTGAAGCAATAGAACTGCAATTTGGTTTAAATGAATCAGAGGTGATTCGCTTGATGCGCAGTCGTTTGAAGCTTGGCAGTTTCAAGTTGTGGCGTACTCGCGTTTCTGGTCGCTCTACCAAGCACGTAAAACTTCGTAGTTCAGATGTATCTAGAGGTTATTGCCCAACTCAGTATAAGCATCGTTAA